From Mya arenaria isolate MELC-2E11 chromosome 12, ASM2691426v1, the proteins below share one genomic window:
- the LOC128211050 gene encoding U3-aranetoxin-Ce1a-like: MNALCVIALVAVADYAYATVCTKDSNCASNQCCYIEPEVFIVSKKRLLFPTTSRFGLGVCEDYKSEGMACSPLEKMNNRCSCGPGMSCEFVWLSTTVPTRLIPRTLYYPGPGSYECVKHT; this comes from the exons ATGAACGCTTTGTGTGTTATTGCCTTAGTTGCTGTTGCTGACTATGCATAt GCGACTGTTTGCACGAAGGACAGCAACTGTGCAAGCAACCAGTGTTGTTATATCGAGCCAGAGGTTTTCATAGTCAGCAAGAAGCGCCTATTGTTTCCGACAACATCAAGATTTGGCTTGG gcGTATGTGAGGACTACAAGTCCGAAGGTATGGCCTGCTCTCCCCTTGAGAAGATGAACAACAGATGCAGCTGCGGACCGGGCATGTCCTGTGAGTTTGTTTGGCTTTCTACAACCGTGCCCACCCGTCTTATTCCTAGGACGCTCTACTACCCGGGCCCCGGCTCTTACGAATGCGTTAAACATACATAA
- the LOC128212544 gene encoding uncharacterized protein LOC128212544: MCRYTFCRMKSFLLVTTCVVMLAVAEATVCKVNSECASSQCCYIKPEFEVVSKKRQSLLPLPATGQHDTGVCENYRPEHDLCSPLETANGHCGCLVGTSCQFVPAPSTTTLTSLVQGRKRKIYYPGPGSYQCVAA, translated from the exons ATGTGTAGATATACATTTTGCAGAATGAAGAGTTTCTTGTTAGTAACCACTTGTGTGGTTATGCTGGCTGTAGCAGAG GCGACTGTGTGTAAGGTGAACAGCGAGTGTGCGAGCAGCCAGTGTTGTTACATCAAGCCAGAGTTTGAGGTTGTCAGCAAAAAACGTCAGTCCCTTCTGCCACTCCCAGCAACAGGACAACACGACACAG GTGTCTGCGAAAACTACCGACCTGAACATGACCTTTGCTCCCCGCTTGAAACGGCCAACGGTCACTGTGGGTGTTTAGTAGGAACATCGTGCCAGTTTGTCCCAGCACCATCTACAACGACGCTCACTTCACTGGTTCAGGGTCGCAAGCGTAAAATCTACTATCCAGGCCCCGGTTCTTACCAGTGTGTTGCTGCAtaa